In Microbacterium soli, a single window of DNA contains:
- a CDS encoding DUF3159 domain-containing protein, with protein sequence MTSPGEERPESGTEPTAADILGAALGNAARRVGLGADGDESTQKVVWGAMGGWRGILESVLPSLAFVVIFTVRPEPLLLSLGVSVGLAAVFTLVRLLQKSPPSAAIGGLLAAGAAAGLALWTGRGADNFVPGLITNALYGTAMIVAALIGWSLIGLAVGFLMGEGTAWRGDRRKRRVYFWLGIAWGALFLIRLSVQLPLYLADEVTLLGTLKLVMGLPLFAPMVAVTWLAVRTLYPRAE encoded by the coding sequence GTGACGAGCCCGGGCGAGGAACGGCCGGAGTCCGGCACGGAGCCGACTGCTGCGGACATCCTGGGCGCCGCCCTCGGCAATGCTGCACGACGCGTCGGACTGGGCGCCGACGGCGACGAGAGCACCCAGAAGGTCGTCTGGGGCGCGATGGGCGGGTGGCGCGGCATCCTGGAGTCGGTGCTGCCGAGTCTCGCCTTCGTGGTGATCTTCACCGTGCGTCCGGAACCGCTGCTGCTGTCACTGGGTGTCTCCGTGGGTCTCGCCGCTGTGTTCACACTCGTGCGACTGCTGCAGAAGTCTCCGCCGTCCGCGGCGATCGGCGGGCTGCTGGCGGCCGGGGCAGCGGCAGGCCTGGCGCTGTGGACGGGACGCGGTGCGGACAACTTCGTGCCGGGACTGATCACCAACGCCCTGTACGGCACGGCGATGATCGTCGCGGCGTTGATCGGCTGGTCACTGATCGGACTGGCCGTCGGGTTCCTGATGGGGGAGGGCACGGCCTGGCGCGGCGACCGGCGCAAACGCCGGGTCTACTTCTGGCTCGGCATCGCCTGGGGTGCGCTGTTCCTCATCCGTCTGTCGGTGCAGCTTCCGCTCTACCTCGCCGACGAGGTCACGCTGCTGGGCACGCTCAAACTCGTGATGGGCCTGCCGCTGTTCGCTCCCATGGTGGCGGTCACCTGGCTGGCCGTGCGTACGCTCTACCCGCGCGCCGAATGA
- a CDS encoding DUF3710 domain-containing protein has translation MTEETEPTLKSAPDDRATAGPFDEAEVNPVRPYIDLGGIKVLPREGLNLRLEVEEQTKRIVAVGLDYANSSLQVQPFAAPRSRGLWHETRVQLRDQIRTQGGRVEEREGPLGKELLAEVPGTAAEGSRMRLARFIGVDGPRWFLRGVIGGEAASDPTAAEQVEDLFRSIVVVRGGSPMPPRDLIPLKMPATPGSA, from the coding sequence ATGACTGAAGAGACCGAACCCACGTTGAAGTCGGCACCCGACGACCGCGCGACGGCGGGGCCGTTCGACGAGGCCGAGGTGAACCCGGTGCGTCCGTACATCGACCTCGGCGGCATCAAGGTGCTGCCCCGTGAGGGACTCAACCTTCGTCTGGAGGTGGAGGAGCAGACCAAGCGCATCGTCGCCGTGGGGCTGGATTATGCGAACTCGTCGCTGCAGGTCCAGCCGTTCGCGGCCCCGCGCTCCCGCGGCCTGTGGCACGAGACCCGTGTGCAGCTGCGCGACCAGATCCGCACCCAGGGCGGTCGTGTCGAGGAGCGCGAGGGCCCGCTGGGCAAGGAGCTGCTCGCCGAGGTCCCCGGGACGGCAGCCGAGGGCTCCCGTATGCGCCTCGCGCGCTTCATCGGCGTCGACGGCCCACGCTGGTTCCTGCGTGGGGTGATCGGCGGTGAGGCCGCCTCCGACCCGACCGCCGCGGAGCAGGTCGAGGACCTCTTCCGCTCGATCGTCGTCGTGCGGGGCGGATCGCCGATGCCGCCGCGCGACCTCATCCCGCTGAAGATGCCCGCCACCCCGGGTTCGGCGTGA
- the dut gene encoding dUTP diphosphatase, translating into MTHSVAVPIIAANLPSYANPGDAGADLVATESVRLAPGERALIGTGVRIALPEGHAAFVVPRSGLAAKHGITVVNSPGTVDAGYRGEIKVCLLNTDSTHAYDVAVGDRIAQLIVMPVIRARFEPVEELPESVRGEGGFGSTGYTQGKSE; encoded by the coding sequence GTGACTCATTCCGTTGCCGTACCCATTATCGCCGCGAACCTGCCCTCGTACGCCAATCCCGGTGACGCGGGAGCGGACCTCGTCGCCACGGAATCCGTGCGGCTGGCACCGGGGGAGAGGGCGCTGATCGGGACAGGAGTGCGGATCGCGCTCCCTGAGGGCCACGCGGCGTTCGTCGTCCCCCGCAGCGGCCTGGCGGCGAAGCACGGCATCACGGTGGTCAACTCGCCGGGCACCGTCGATGCAGGCTATCGAGGCGAGATCAAGGTGTGCCTGCTGAACACCGACAGCACGCACGCGTACGATGTGGCGGTCGGCGATCGCATCGCGCAGCTGATCGTGATGCCCGTGATCCGGGCGCGCTTCGAGCCCGTCGAGGAGCTGCCGGAGAGCGTTCGCGGCGAAGGCGGCTTCGGATCCACCGGCTATACCCAGGGAAAGAGCGAATGA
- a CDS encoding DUF3093 family protein — MRLMQNPAQDTRETYRERLSPSLWMLVVIALAGPMVALVFAPVAADAAAIAGAGVSLLLVVLAVVLAPVVRVRGGVLHAGRAHIDVRWLGEPEGFTGQDAHDRRTRDIARDGWHLIRGGIDGLVVVPVIDPADPVSSWSISTRTPDRLRAAILTARAGR, encoded by the coding sequence ATGAGGCTAATGCAGAACCCCGCGCAGGATACCCGAGAGACCTACCGCGAGCGTCTCTCTCCGAGTCTGTGGATGCTCGTCGTCATCGCCCTGGCCGGGCCGATGGTCGCGCTGGTGTTCGCACCGGTCGCCGCCGATGCCGCCGCCATCGCGGGCGCCGGGGTCTCCCTGCTCCTGGTCGTGCTGGCCGTCGTGCTGGCCCCCGTGGTCCGCGTGCGCGGGGGGGTGCTCCATGCCGGCAGGGCGCACATCGACGTGCGCTGGCTGGGAGAGCCGGAGGGCTTCACAGGACAGGATGCGCACGATCGGCGCACCCGGGACATCGCTCGCGATGGCTGGCATCTCATCCGCGGCGGTATCGACGGGCTCGTTGTCGTGCCTGTCATCGATCCTGCGGACCCGGTGTCCAGCTGGTCCATCTCCACCCGTACGCCGGACCGGCTGCGCGCCGCCATCCTCACGGCGCGTGCGGGGCGCTGA
- a CDS encoding DUF4193 domain-containing protein: MATDYDAPRKSEDDSESIEALKERVPRNQSGAGDVEDSDNPTPFELPGADLSDVEDVIVVLPAQQDEFTCMSCFLVKHRSQLDHEGPEGPICKECAA, from the coding sequence ATGGCAACCGACTACGACGCCCCACGGAAGAGCGAAGACGACTCAGAGTCGATCGAAGCACTCAAGGAGCGTGTGCCGCGCAACCAATCCGGTGCCGGCGATGTCGAGGATTCCGACAACCCCACACCGTTCGAGCTCCCCGGAGCAGACCTGTCCGACGTCGAGGACGTCATCGTGGTCCTCCCCGCCCAGCAGGATGAGTTCACCTGTATGAGCTGCTTCCTCGTGAAGCACCGGTCGCAGCTCGATCACGAGGGTCCGGAAGGCCCCATCTGCAAGGAGTGCGCCGCCTGA
- the sepH gene encoding septation protein SepH, whose amino-acid sequence MENVTIVGTEAGVLVLATESGQRFALPIDDVLHREVRRATREAEPAAARLAASPRDIQAQIRAGLSTSEVAALLGVSEHDVARFEGPVLAEREHIVDQALAVPVLIGSEVEPDAQPTFGDAVRAKLADLKAADERWTSWKDESGWTVKLEFTADEIEHDARWSFDPRRSTLAPQNPDAVQLSRQGSLPEGLIPRLRAVDSDRVSPYKDESRFDSGAFGPRLLPDPPERDQEQSVAPEHSSAAVQEAAARHAPEDNRPGAETADLLEALRRRRGQREPAPSFDDDEQDEAAPIALFDAVEEEPEPTPAPRPAPAEQSSGRRKRRNAMPSWDEIVFGARTDE is encoded by the coding sequence ATGGAAAACGTCACCATCGTCGGAACAGAGGCGGGCGTTCTCGTCCTCGCCACGGAATCCGGGCAGCGCTTCGCGCTCCCCATCGACGACGTGCTGCATCGCGAGGTGCGTCGGGCGACCCGGGAAGCCGAACCCGCGGCTGCGCGCCTGGCCGCGAGTCCCCGGGACATCCAGGCTCAGATCCGCGCGGGACTCTCGACATCCGAGGTCGCCGCGCTGCTGGGCGTCAGCGAACACGACGTCGCCCGGTTCGAAGGTCCCGTCCTCGCGGAGCGCGAGCACATCGTCGACCAGGCTCTCGCCGTTCCTGTGCTCATCGGCAGTGAGGTCGAGCCCGACGCGCAGCCGACCTTCGGCGACGCGGTCCGCGCCAAGCTCGCCGATCTGAAGGCCGCCGACGAGCGCTGGACGAGTTGGAAGGACGAGTCCGGCTGGACGGTCAAGCTGGAGTTCACCGCCGACGAGATCGAGCATGACGCACGCTGGTCCTTCGACCCGCGCCGCAGCACGCTCGCTCCGCAGAACCCGGACGCCGTCCAGCTGTCCCGTCAGGGCTCACTGCCGGAGGGCCTCATCCCGCGTCTGCGCGCGGTGGACTCCGATCGGGTGTCGCCCTACAAGGATGAGAGCCGTTTCGATTCGGGCGCGTTCGGTCCTCGTCTGCTGCCCGACCCGCCGGAGAGGGACCAGGAGCAGTCCGTCGCTCCTGAGCACTCCAGCGCCGCTGTCCAGGAGGCGGCGGCTCGCCACGCGCCGGAGGACAACCGGCCCGGAGCGGAGACCGCCGACCTGCTGGAGGCTCTGCGCCGACGCCGCGGTCAGCGCGAGCCCGCACCGTCTTTCGACGACGACGAGCAGGACGAGGCCGCGCCCATCGCCCTGTTCGACGCAGTGGAGGAGGAGCCCGAACCCACTCCTGCACCGCGGCCCGCACCCGCTGAGCAGTCCTCCGGACGGCGCAAGCGCCGCAACGCGATGCCCAGCTGGGACGAGATCGTCTTCGGCGCCCGCACCGACGAGTGA
- a CDS encoding nucleotide pyrophosphatase/phosphodiesterase family protein, translating into MPLMLPSTPGPTRNAAGVASQLIAALQGIDGGLPPARSAVLVVVDGLGALPLRAHAGHARTLSSMTARRDVAGSVFPTTTAAALTSLLTGAAPGTHGMVGYRVLDPDADRLVNQLTDWERVGIDPRIWQPAPTVFEQVAAHGRPAFAVGIPEHTDSGFSRAILRGAQIHGQRTAAERVELAWELADAHDGALVYCYLPEVDKAGHRHGIDSAEWVHALEEVDAAVARRIPSGVGVLVTADHGMVDVPARRQLILDAAGGWHDGVRHIGGEPRMLHVYLEPDADHARILERWRRDLEGGAVVLSRGAAIGAGLFGGEVTVAARARIGDLLVVATGTHALYDGEAADQRGRGMIGQHGALTDEEWRVPFIRMGAFRR; encoded by the coding sequence ATGCCTCTCATGCTACCGTCCACCCCCGGCCCGACGCGGAACGCCGCCGGGGTGGCGTCGCAGCTGATCGCCGCGCTCCAAGGCATCGACGGCGGCCTCCCGCCCGCGCGCTCGGCGGTGCTGGTCGTCGTGGACGGCCTCGGAGCGCTTCCCCTGCGTGCCCACGCCGGACACGCCCGCACGCTGTCCTCGATGACCGCCAGGCGGGATGTCGCAGGGTCGGTCTTCCCGACCACGACCGCAGCCGCGCTGACGAGTCTGCTCACCGGCGCCGCACCGGGCACGCACGGCATGGTCGGATACCGGGTGCTGGACCCCGATGCGGACAGACTCGTCAACCAGCTCACCGACTGGGAGCGCGTCGGCATCGACCCGCGCATCTGGCAGCCCGCGCCGACCGTGTTCGAACAGGTCGCGGCGCACGGGCGTCCCGCGTTCGCCGTGGGGATCCCCGAGCACACGGACAGCGGGTTCAGCCGCGCGATCCTCCGCGGTGCGCAGATCCATGGGCAGCGCACGGCCGCCGAGCGCGTGGAGCTGGCCTGGGAGCTCGCCGACGCCCATGACGGAGCGCTGGTGTACTGCTACCTGCCCGAGGTCGACAAGGCCGGTCATCGGCACGGTATCGACTCGGCGGAATGGGTGCACGCCCTCGAGGAGGTCGATGCCGCCGTCGCACGACGGATCCCGTCAGGTGTCGGCGTGCTGGTCACCGCCGATCACGGAATGGTCGACGTTCCGGCACGCAGGCAGCTGATCCTCGACGCCGCCGGCGGGTGGCACGACGGGGTGCGGCACATCGGCGGGGAGCCGAGGATGCTGCACGTGTACCTCGAGCCGGATGCCGATCATGCGCGGATCCTGGAGCGCTGGCGCCGGGACCTCGAGGGCGGTGCCGTCGTCCTCAGCCGCGGAGCCGCGATCGGGGCCGGCCTGTTCGGCGGCGAGGTGACGGTTGCCGCCCGCGCTCGCATCGGTGACCTCCTGGTCGTGGCGACGGGGACCCATGCGCTGTATGACGGAGAGGCCGCTGACCAGCGAGGGCGCGGCATGATCGGCCAGCACGGCGCACTGACGGATGAGGAGTGGCGCGTGCCGTTCATCCGTATGGGGGCGTTCCGACGCTGA
- a CDS encoding DNA topoisomerase IV subunit A, with translation MPKPSSSEPVIERIQDIDLSQEMQGSFLEYAYSVIYSRALPDARDGLKPVQRRILYQMAEMGLRPDRGHVKSARVVGEVMGKLHPHGDSAIYDALVRLAQDFALRVPLVDGHGNFGSLDDGPAASRYTEARLAAPALAMTENLDEDVVDFIPNYDGQFQQPAVLSAAFPNLLVNGASGIAVGMATNMAPHNLIEVVAAATHLLEHPEATTAELMEFVPGPDFPSGGILMGLDGVKDAYENGRGAFKLRAKTSIEPLGPRRTGIIVTELPYQVGPERVIEKLKDAVNAKKLVGVSDVQDLTDRTNGLRLVITVKTGFDAAAVLEQLFRYTPLEESFSINNVALVDGQPRTLGLKELLRVYLQHRIEVVERRSRYRLARRNERLHLVRGLLLAILDIDEVIQVIRSSDDSETARARLQQVFDLDEVQAEYILELRLRRLTKFSRLELEAERDRLLAEIAELEKLLRDPALVRSQVAAELDQVAETFGTPRRTLLLNAAPPRSRTTKSAADLQIADAPTTLLLSTTGRAVRVDAEPGTPIPEPARRSKHDAIQARLETTTRSEIGAVTTAGRVLRFTPVDVPAVPASSVGLGAGVRISDYLGITDRSERVLALIRFDDDTPLALGTRNGVVKRIIPSALAAKPDLEIIALKPKDLVVGAGSAPDEAELVFVTSSAHLLHFSASAVRPQGAPAAGMAGIKLASDADVVSFTVVSSQDDAVVVTISGSAGMLAGADAGRAKVSAFEEFPGKGRATGGVRAHAFLKGEDRLTLAWAGARPRAVGADGATRLLPDAGAKRDGSGQPLDAVVGTIGTAIG, from the coding sequence ATGCCAAAGCCCTCGTCATCCGAGCCCGTCATCGAGCGCATCCAGGACATCGACCTGTCCCAGGAGATGCAGGGCTCGTTCCTCGAGTACGCGTACTCGGTCATCTACTCGCGCGCACTGCCCGATGCCCGTGACGGTCTCAAGCCCGTGCAGCGCCGCATCCTGTACCAGATGGCCGAGATGGGACTGCGCCCGGACCGCGGACATGTCAAAAGCGCCCGTGTCGTCGGCGAGGTGATGGGAAAGCTCCACCCGCACGGCGATTCCGCCATCTACGACGCCTTGGTGCGTCTGGCTCAGGACTTCGCTCTGCGTGTGCCGCTCGTCGACGGGCACGGCAACTTCGGGTCCCTCGACGACGGCCCTGCGGCGTCGCGGTACACGGAGGCCCGGCTGGCGGCACCCGCTCTGGCGATGACGGAGAACCTCGACGAGGACGTCGTCGACTTCATCCCCAACTACGACGGCCAGTTCCAGCAGCCCGCCGTGCTGTCGGCCGCGTTCCCGAACCTGCTCGTCAACGGCGCGAGCGGCATCGCCGTGGGCATGGCCACGAACATGGCCCCGCACAACCTCATCGAGGTGGTCGCCGCCGCGACGCATCTGCTGGAGCACCCCGAGGCCACCACCGCCGAGCTCATGGAGTTCGTCCCCGGTCCGGACTTCCCCTCCGGCGGCATCCTGATGGGGCTCGACGGCGTCAAGGACGCCTACGAGAACGGCCGCGGCGCCTTCAAGCTCCGCGCCAAGACGTCCATCGAGCCGCTGGGACCGCGGCGCACCGGCATCATCGTCACCGAACTGCCGTACCAGGTCGGTCCCGAGCGCGTCATCGAGAAGCTCAAGGACGCGGTCAACGCCAAGAAGCTCGTCGGCGTCAGCGATGTGCAGGATCTCACCGATCGCACCAACGGCCTGCGCCTGGTCATCACCGTGAAGACCGGCTTCGACGCCGCAGCGGTACTCGAGCAGCTGTTCCGCTACACGCCCCTCGAGGAATCCTTCTCGATCAACAACGTCGCTCTCGTGGACGGACAGCCCCGCACGCTCGGGCTCAAAGAGCTGCTGCGGGTGTACCTGCAGCATCGCATCGAGGTCGTCGAACGGCGCAGCCGCTATCGCCTGGCCCGTCGCAACGAACGGCTGCACCTCGTGCGGGGTCTGCTGCTGGCGATCCTCGACATCGACGAGGTCATCCAGGTCATCCGCTCCTCCGACGACTCCGAGACGGCCCGCGCCCGCCTCCAGCAGGTGTTCGACCTCGACGAGGTGCAGGCCGAGTACATCCTCGAGCTCCGGCTGCGGCGACTCACGAAGTTCTCGAGGCTCGAGCTGGAGGCCGAGCGCGACCGGCTGCTCGCCGAGATCGCCGAGCTCGAGAAGCTCCTCAGGGACCCCGCCCTCGTGCGGTCGCAGGTCGCCGCCGAGCTCGATCAGGTCGCCGAGACCTTCGGAACCCCCCGGCGCACCCTCCTGCTCAACGCCGCTCCCCCGCGGTCCCGGACGACCAAGTCCGCTGCGGACCTGCAGATCGCCGACGCCCCGACGACCCTGCTGCTGTCCACCACGGGGCGCGCGGTGCGCGTCGACGCCGAACCCGGCACTCCCATCCCGGAGCCCGCTCGCCGCAGCAAGCACGACGCGATCCAGGCGAGGCTGGAGACCACGACGCGCAGTGAGATCGGCGCCGTCACCACCGCCGGACGCGTGCTGCGATTCACTCCTGTCGACGTTCCCGCCGTACCGGCCTCGTCCGTCGGGCTCGGCGCGGGCGTGCGCATCTCCGACTACCTGGGCATCACCGACCGGAGCGAACGCGTGCTCGCCCTCATCCGCTTCGACGATGACACACCGCTGGCGCTCGGCACGAGGAACGGCGTGGTCAAGCGCATCATCCCGTCCGCACTCGCAGCCAAGCCCGACCTGGAGATCATCGCGCTCAAACCGAAGGATCTCGTCGTGGGTGCCGGTTCCGCTCCCGACGAGGCAGAACTCGTCTTCGTGACCTCCAGCGCTCACCTGCTGCACTTCTCCGCCTCCGCGGTGCGTCCGCAGGGGGCTCCGGCCGCCGGCATGGCGGGGATCAAACTCGCGTCGGATGCCGACGTGGTCTCGTTCACCGTGGTCTCATCCCAGGACGACGCCGTGGTCGTGACGATCTCCGGCTCCGCCGGGATGCTCGCCGGCGCGGATGCCGGACGCGCGAAGGTGTCCGCGTTCGAGGAGTTCCCCGGCAAGGGACGCGCCACGGGCGGTGTGCGCGCGCATGCCTTCCTGAAGGGAGAGGACCGTCTGACCCTCGCCTGGGCGGGGGCGCGACCGCGTGCGGTGGGCGCCGACGGCGCGACCCGGCTGCTGCCGGATGCCGGTGCGAAGCGCGACGGCTCCGGTCAGCCGCTGGACGCCGTGGTCGGCACGATCGGCACCGCCATCGGTTGA
- a CDS encoding DNA topoisomerase IV subunit B codes for MTAEYSAHHLQVLEGLEAVRKRPGMYIGSNGSPGLMHCLWEIIDNSVDEAVAGNGSSIRIVLHADGSVQVSDRGRGVPVDIEPRTGLTGVEVVYTKLHAGGKFGGGSYAASGGLHGVGASVVNALSERLDVEVDRDGKTYAMSFRRGEPGVFADDGEPRPDSPFTPFEKRSELRVVGKVPKGVSGTRVRYWADRQIFTADAAFQLGELENRVRQTAFLVPGLELVVRDERPAADAEGRALPPVETSYLYEGGISEFVDYLAADAPITDTWRIQGSGSFTETVPVLQPDGHMKPTEVQRECEVDIALRWGTGYETVTRSFVNIIATPKGGTHQQGFEQELLKFLRGQVEQNARRLKVGNDKLEKDDVLAGLTAVLTVTVPEPQFEGQTKEVLGTPAVRSIVAKVMRQELAARFSSTKRDDKNQVSMLLDKIVSEMKARVSARAHKETQRRKSALESSSLPAKLVDCRSDDVANSELFIVEGDSALGTARHARNSEFQALLPIRGKILNVQKASISDMLGNAECAAIITTIGAGSGRSFELAQARYGKIILMSDADVDGAHIRTLLLTLFFRYMRPLLEAGRVFSAVPPLHRVIVMNPGSKPNETIYTYSEQELHALLAKLQKAGKRWQDPIQRYKGLGEMDADQLATTTMDKHGRLLRRVTIDDAEAADAAVRTFELLMGSEVAPRREFIMTSSDRLSREAIDA; via the coding sequence GTGACCGCCGAGTATTCCGCCCATCACCTCCAAGTGCTCGAGGGGCTCGAGGCCGTCCGGAAGCGGCCCGGCATGTACATCGGATCCAACGGATCCCCGGGGCTCATGCACTGCCTGTGGGAGATCATCGACAATTCGGTCGATGAGGCCGTGGCGGGCAACGGATCCAGCATCCGGATCGTCCTGCACGCGGACGGCAGCGTGCAGGTCTCCGACCGCGGACGCGGAGTGCCTGTCGACATCGAGCCCCGTACGGGGCTCACGGGCGTCGAGGTGGTGTACACCAAGCTGCACGCCGGCGGGAAGTTCGGCGGCGGTTCGTACGCCGCGTCCGGTGGTCTGCACGGCGTGGGGGCCTCGGTCGTCAACGCGCTCTCGGAGCGTCTCGACGTCGAGGTCGATCGCGACGGGAAGACCTATGCGATGTCCTTCCGGCGGGGCGAGCCCGGGGTGTTCGCGGACGACGGCGAGCCGCGCCCGGATTCGCCGTTCACGCCGTTCGAGAAGCGCAGCGAGCTGCGTGTGGTGGGCAAGGTCCCCAAGGGCGTCAGCGGCACGAGGGTACGCTACTGGGCCGACCGCCAGATCTTCACCGCGGATGCCGCGTTCCAGCTCGGCGAGCTGGAGAACCGCGTCCGGCAGACCGCATTCCTCGTCCCCGGGCTCGAGCTCGTCGTGCGCGACGAGCGCCCCGCGGCGGATGCCGAAGGCCGGGCTCTCCCACCGGTTGAGACGTCGTACCTGTATGAAGGCGGAATCTCGGAGTTCGTGGACTATCTGGCCGCTGATGCGCCCATCACCGACACCTGGCGCATCCAGGGCTCGGGATCGTTCACCGAGACCGTGCCGGTGCTTCAGCCCGACGGCCACATGAAGCCCACGGAGGTGCAGCGCGAGTGCGAGGTCGACATCGCGCTGCGCTGGGGCACGGGCTACGAGACCGTCACCCGCTCCTTCGTGAACATCATCGCCACGCCCAAGGGCGGCACGCATCAGCAGGGCTTCGAGCAGGAGCTGCTGAAGTTCCTGCGCGGCCAGGTCGAGCAGAACGCCCGCCGTCTCAAGGTCGGCAACGACAAGCTGGAGAAGGACGACGTGCTGGCGGGGCTGACCGCGGTGCTGACGGTCACCGTCCCCGAGCCGCAGTTCGAGGGACAGACCAAGGAGGTGCTCGGCACCCCCGCTGTGCGCTCCATCGTCGCGAAGGTGATGCGCCAGGAGCTGGCCGCACGATTCTCATCCACCAAGCGGGACGACAAGAACCAGGTGTCCATGCTCCTGGACAAGATCGTCTCCGAGATGAAGGCGCGCGTCTCGGCGCGGGCGCACAAGGAGACCCAGCGCCGCAAGTCCGCGCTGGAGTCCTCGTCGTTGCCGGCGAAGCTCGTCGACTGCCGCTCGGACGACGTCGCCAACAGCGAGCTGTTCATCGTCGAGGGGGATTCCGCCCTCGGAACCGCGCGGCATGCGCGCAACAGCGAGTTTCAGGCGCTGCTGCCCATCCGGGGGAAGATCCTCAACGTGCAGAAGGCCTCGATCAGCGACATGCTCGGCAACGCGGAGTGCGCGGCGATCATCACGACCATCGGGGCGGGATCGGGGCGCTCCTTCGAGCTCGCCCAGGCGAGGTACGGCAAGATCATCCTGATGAGCGATGCCGACGTCGACGGCGCGCACATCCGCACTCTGCTGCTGACGCTGTTCTTCCGGTACATGCGACCGCTGCTGGAGGCCGGCAGGGTGTTCTCGGCCGTGCCCCCACTGCATCGGGTGATCGTCATGAATCCCGGGTCCAAGCCGAATGAGACCATCTACACGTACTCGGAGCAGGAGCTGCACGCACTGCTCGCCAAGCTGCAGAAGGCGGGCAAGCGCTGGCAGGACCCGATTCAGCGTTACAAGGGCCTCGGTGAGATGGACGCCGACCAGCTGGCGACGACGACGATGGACAAACACGGTCGACTGCTGCGGCGCGTCACGATCGACGACGCCGAGGCGGCGGATGCGGCAGTGCGCACCTTCGAGCTGCTGATGGGCAGCGAGGTCGCGCCGCGCCGGGAGTTCATCATGACCTCCAGCGACCGCCTCAGCCGGGAGGCCATCGACGCCTGA
- a CDS encoding DUF7455 domain-containing protein — protein MNATTERETVQFRLTALDRCDSCGAQAYIAAEVNGTEMLFCAHHGRKYEEKLRAVATSWHDETARLIEA, from the coding sequence ATGAACGCTACGACAGAGCGAGAGACCGTCCAGTTCCGCCTCACTGCGCTGGACCGCTGCGATTCCTGCGGCGCACAGGCGTACATCGCCGCCGAGGTCAACGGCACCGAGATGCTGTTCTGCGCTCACCACGGGCGCAAGTACGAGGAGAAGCTGCGCGCCGTGGCCACCAGCTGGCACGACGAGACCGCACGCCTCATCGAGGCCTGA
- a CDS encoding alanine racemase, whose amino-acid sequence MSTPVLEISRSAFRADLDAVRARLGESRLLLVMKDDAYGHGIGWAVPEAESAGVDWFGSYDIPSALRIRPLTTGRVYAWATSSTDEVEAALNADVELGVGSADYLADVIAAAERLGIGAGVHLKIDTGLHRNGFRPEQWREAIETSLAAQRRGLIRVVGVWSHLAEASDEEDDAAQRVFRGAVHELEQAGGAPEVLHLTASAAAWWRPELRGTLSRVGAFCYGIRSAGGPQPDGLTLISRLIATVDAVDDGEVRLGIGSFHGLPSILSGVEVGTPGGPRRIIRIDGDRTLLEPWPGARKGDRVTVFGPGRDGEQDATALAERIGSVGEEILTRLTPEVRRVLID is encoded by the coding sequence ATGAGCACGCCGGTCCTGGAGATCTCCCGCAGCGCGTTCCGCGCCGATCTGGACGCCGTTCGCGCACGACTGGGCGAGTCGCGACTGCTCCTGGTGATGAAGGACGACGCCTACGGCCACGGCATCGGCTGGGCGGTGCCCGAGGCGGAATCGGCCGGCGTGGACTGGTTCGGCAGTTATGACATCCCCAGCGCGCTGCGCATCCGTCCGCTGACCACCGGTCGGGTGTATGCCTGGGCGACCTCCAGCACGGATGAGGTCGAGGCCGCGCTGAACGCGGATGTCGAGTTGGGTGTCGGCTCCGCCGACTATCTGGCCGACGTCATCGCCGCGGCCGAGCGTCTGGGCATCGGGGCGGGCGTGCATCTGAAGATCGACACCGGACTGCATCGCAACGGCTTCCGGCCGGAGCAGTGGCGAGAGGCGATCGAGACATCGCTCGCCGCGCAGCGGCGCGGTCTGATCCGCGTCGTCGGGGTGTGGAGCCATCTCGCCGAGGCCAGCGACGAGGAGGACGATGCCGCACAGCGCGTGTTCCGCGGCGCCGTGCACGAGCTCGAGCAGGCCGGAGGAGCGCCGGAGGTGCTGCACCTGACCGCGTCGGCGGCGGCGTGGTGGCGGCCGGAGCTGCGCGGGACGCTGAGTCGCGTCGGCGCGTTCTGCTACGGCATCCGCTCCGCCGGCGGTCCGCAGCCGGATGGGCTGACGCTCATCTCCCGGCTCATCGCGACCGTCGACGCCGTCGATGACGGCGAGGTGCGCTTGGGGATCGGTTCGTTCCACGGACTGCCGTCGATCCTCTCCGGTGTGGAGGTGGGCACTCCCGGCGGTCCGCGCCGCATCATCCGCATCGACGGCGACCGTACGCTGCTCGAGCCCTGGCCGGGCGCGCGGAAGGGGGATCGTGTGACCGTGTTCGGGCCCGGTCGCGATGGCGAGCAGGACGCCACGGCGCTCGCGGAGCGGATCGGCAGCGTGGGCGAGGAGATCCTCACCCGGCTCACCCCCGAGGTGCGCCGGGTGCTGATCGACTGA